Proteins from a single region of Numenius arquata chromosome Z, bNumArq3.hap1.1, whole genome shotgun sequence:
- the MEF2C gene encoding myocyte-specific enhancer factor 2C isoform X8 — MGRKKIQITRIMDERNRQNQRINNSQSAQSLATPVVSVATPTLPGQGMGGYPSAISTTYGTEYSLSSADISSLSGFNTASALHLGSVTGWQQQHLHNMPPSALSQLGTHLSQSTNLSLPSTQSLNIKSEPVSPPRDRTTTPSRYPQHTRHEAGRSPVDSLSSCSSSYDGSDREDHRNEFHSPIGLTRPSPDERESPSVKRMRLSEGWAT, encoded by the exons AATCAGAGGATAAATAACTCCCAGTCTGCTCAGTCATTGGCTACTCCAGTGGTTTCCGTAGCAACTCCTACTCTACCAGGGCAAGGGATGGGAGGATACCCATCAGCCATCTCAACAACATATGGTACTG AATATTCTCTGAGTAGTGCAGATATATCATCTCTCTCTGGGTTTAATACAGCCAGTGCTCTTCATCTTGGTTCTGTGACTGGCTGGCAACAGCAACACCTACATAACATGCCACCATCTGCCCTCAGTCAATTGGG CACTCATTTATCTCAGAGTACAAATCTCTCCCTGCCTTCTACTCAAAGCCTCAACATCAAGTCAGAACCTGTTTCTCCTCCTAGAGACCGTACCACCACACCCTCGAGATACCCACAGCACACGCGCCATGAGGCGGGGAGATCTCCCGTTGACAGTTTGAGCAGCTGTAGCAGTTCCTACGATGGAAGTGACCGAGAAGATCACCGGAACGAATTCCACTCCCCCATTGGACTCACCAGACCTTCGCCGGACGAAAGGGAAAGCCCCTCTGTCAAGCGCATGCGGCTCTCTGAAGGATGGGCGACATGA